A stretch of DNA from Pseudomonas sp. HN11:
AGCCTCAAGGCCGGCAGCGAAGGCCTGAGTGCTCGCCGCAAGGAGGCCGATGGCAGCTTCAAGGTCGTGCCGGCCACCAGTCTGCGCAAAGGCGATGTGGTGCGCGTGGCCGCTGGGGAAATGATCCCTGGTGACGGCGAAGTCATCGAAGGGATCGCGGCGGTCAACGAAGCGGCGATCACCGGCGAATCCGCACCGGTGATCCGCGAGTCCGGTGGCGACCGTTCGGCCGTCACCGGCAACACCCGCCTGGTGTCGGACTGGCTGCTGATCCGCATCACCACCAACCCCGGTGAGTCCACCCTCGACCGCATGATCGCCCTGGTAGAAGGCGCCAAACGCCAGAAAACCCCCAACGAAGTCGCGCTGGATATCCTGCTGATTGGCCTGACCCTGATTTTCCTGTTGGTGGTGGTGACCCTGCAGCCGTTCGCGCACTTCGCCAGCGGCAGTTTGCCCCTTGTGTTCCTGGTCGCACTGCTGGTGACGCTGATTCCTACGACCATCGGCGGCTTGTTGTCGGCCATCGGTATCGCCGGGATGGATCGCCTGGTGCGTCTCAATGTGATCGCCAAGTCTGGCCGTGCCGTGGAAGCGGCGGGCGACGTACACGTGTTGCTGCTGGACAAGACCGGCACCATCACCTTTGGTAACCGCCGTTGTGCGGCAGTGGTCGCGGCGCCAGGCGTCAGCGGCAAGGAAGTGGCCGAAGGTGCGCTGTTTGCCTCGCTGGCGGATGACACGGCGGAAGGCAAATCCATCGTCGAATACCTGCGCGCCTTGCACCCTCAGGCCGAGCCGACTGCGGATGAGTTGACCGCCGTGCCGTTCAGTGCGGAAACCCGGTTGTCCGGCGTCGACTACCAGGGCCGTGTTTTCCGCAAAGGCGCGGTGGATTCGCTGCTGGCGTTTATTGGTCAGCAACGCCGCGATTTGCAACCGGCACTGTCGCGGGAAATCGACAAAATTGCCCAAAGCGGTGGCACCCCATTGCTGGTGTGTGCCGATGGCAAGCTGCTCGGGGCGATCCACCTGAAAGACGTGGTCAAGCCCGGTATTCGTGAGCGTTTCGCCGAACTGCGCAAACTGGGGATCCGCACCGTAATGGTGACCGGCGATAACCCGCTGACCGCCGCCGCGATTGCCGCAGAAGCGGGCGTGGACGATGTACTGGCCGAAGCCACGCCGGAGAAAAAACTCGCACGCATTCGTCATGAGCAAAATGACGGCCGGCTGGTGGCGATGTGCGGGGACGGGGCCAACGATGCCCCTGCGCTGGCCCAGGCTGACGTCGGCATGGCAATGAATGACGGCACCCAGGCCGCTCGTGAAGCCGCCAACATGGTCGACCTCGACAGCGATCCGACCAAGCTGCTGGACGTGGTGCAGATCGGCAAAGAGTTGCTGGTGACCCGTGGCGCACTGACCACGTTCTCCATCGCCAACGACGTGGCCAAGTACTTCGCGATCCTGCCGGCGCTCTTTGCCTCGATCTACCCGCAACTGGGCGTGCTCAACGTGATGCACTTGCAGAGCCCGCAGAGCGCGATCCTGTCGGCCATCGTGTTCAACGCGCTGATTATCGTGGTGCTGATTCCGCTGGCGCTGCGCGGTGTGCGTGTGCAGGCGGCGAGTGCGGCGGCATTGCTGCGACGTAACCTGCTGATCTACGGGCTGGGCGGGATACTGGTGCCGTTCGTGGGTATCAAGGCGATCGACATGCTGTTGACTGCGTTGCACCTGGTTTGACCCGAATCCTGTGGGTGCCAGATGGGTGCCCACAGGTTGCAATGACCGAATTGAGGAATCCGAAATGTCCAACATGATCCGCCCGGCCCTAAGCCTGCTGGTGCTCATGACTCTGATCACCGGCGTCGCCTACCCATTGGTGGTAACTGGCGTCGCCCAAGTCGCCTTCCCGGACCAGGCCAATGGCAGCCTGGTGCGCGACGACAGCGGCAAGGTGCGTGGTTCCAGCCTGATCGCCCAGGATTTTACCGGCGACAGCTGGTTCCACCCGCGCCCCTCGGCCGGCGCTTTTGCGACAGTTTCCAGCAGTGCCAGCAACCTTGGCCCTAGCAACCCGGCGCTGGCCGCGCGCATCTTTGATGACGCCAACAAGCAGTTGGTCCCCGGCCAGGGCCCGGTGCCTTTGGCGTCGCTGACTACCTCTGGCAGCGGTCTTGATCCACACTTGCCACCACAGGCGATTGCCTATCAACTGGCGCGGGTGGCGGCGGCGCGGAATGTGCCGGTGTCGACCTTGCAGCGCTTGCTCGATGAGCACATCGAAAGCCCACTGGTGGGCCCGCCGGTGGTGAATGTGCTGGCGCTGAACATGGCCCTGGAAAAGCTGTAACCCGATCAATACCTGAAGGACACTGCCCGCATGAGCGACTCCGGCCGCGCCGATGCCTTGTTAGCCGATCTGCCACGGGACGGCCGTGGCCGGCTCAAAGTCTTCCTCGGGGCCGCACCGGGGGTGGGCAAGACCTACGCCATGCTTCAGGCCGCTCACACCCAGCTACGTCAAGGCGTGCGCTTGATTGCCGGCGTGGTCGAGACCCATGGCCGCGCCGAGACCGAAGCCTTGCTCAGCGGCCTGCCGCAGCAACCTTTGCTGCGCAGCGAATACCGTGGCGTGATGCTCGAAGAGATGGACCTCGACGGCCTGCTCGTCGCCAAGCCCAAGCTGGTATTGGTGGATGAACTGGCCCACAGCAACGCCCCCGGCAGTCGCCATGAAAAGCGCTGGCAAGACATCCAGGAATTGCTCGCGGCGGGCATCAACGTGTTTACCACGGTCAACGTTCAGCACCTGGAAAGCCTCAATGATCAGGTGCGCGGCATCACCGGGGTGCAGGTGCGTGAAACCTTGCCGGACTGGGTGTTGCAAGAGGCCGACGAACTGCTGCTGATCGACCTGCCGTCCCGCGAGTTGCTGGAGCGCCTGCGTGACGGCAAGGTTTATGTGCCGGAGCAGGCCCGCGCGGCCATCGACGCATTTTTCACCCAGACCAACCTGATGGCCTTGCGCGAGTTGGCCATGCAAACCGCCGCCGCCCATGTCGATGACGATTTGGCCCAAGGCTATCGCCAACTCGGTCAGGCCGCGCCCGCGGTGCGCGGTCGTTTGCTGGTGGGCGTGGATGGCGATGCGCAGGCCGAACGTCTGGTACGCCATGCCAGCCGCGTCGCCCAGCGTCGGCATTTGCCGTGGAGCCTGGTGCATATCGATAACGGCGGTGCGCGGGATGAGCAGTCGCGACTGCGCCTGCAGAATGCCCAGCAACTGGCCGAGCGCCTGGGGGGCGAGGTGGTGCTGCTGCGGGCGGGGGAGGTGGCCAAGACACTGATCCAGCATGCTGCCGAGCGTCGTGCCAGCCTGTTGCTGGTGGGGCAATCGCGGATGCGTTGGCGGCGTCGATTGTTTGGCGGCGGCCTGGCCGCGCGGTTGTTGCGTAATGCGCGTGGCCTGGAAATCAACGTCCTTGACAGCGACGACATCCCCGTACCGTCACGTTTGCCGGATGTGCGCGGGCTGGTGTGGTTCGACTATGCACTGGCGGTCGTGGCGACAGTGGTTGCGGCGGCGGTGGCCTGGGCGGTGTCCAGCGTCTTGCCGCTGCCGAACATCTCGCTGGTGTTCCTGGCCGCTGTGTTGCTGGTGGCGGTACGCAGCAGCCTGGGGCCGTCACTGGTGTGTGCGGCGTTGTCGTTCATGACCTACGACTTCCTGTTTATCCCGCCGAATTTCTCCTTCGCCATTCAGCGCGAAGAAGATGTGCTGACCCTATTGTTCTTCTTGTTGATGGCGGCGCTGACCGGCAACCTGGCGGCGCGTCAACGTCGCCAATTGCAGGCGTTGCGCGATACCCAGGAAGAAACCAGCGAGTTGCTGGACCTCTCACGCAAACTCACTGCCGCCACCGACCGCCAGGCGGTGGTCAGCGCTGCGGCGCATCATTTGGAAGGTTGGAGCGACCTGGATCTGTGCCTGGTCAATCGTGATGGCCAGGGGGGGTGGGCGATCGAGACCGGCGGCCCGCTGAACCTTACTGAAGCCGAGCGCGCCGCTGCGGATTGGGCCTGGCAGCATGATCAGCCAGCGGGCATGGGCACCGGCACCTTGCCGTTCGGGCGTTGGTGGTGGTGGCCGTTGTCGGGCGAGGAGGGCCCGCTGGGATTGCTCGGTGTCAGCCCCAAACCCGGCCTGGAATTGAGCGGCCAACGTCGTCGTTTACTCACTGCCTTGAGCCAGCCGCTGGCCCAGGCGCTGGCGCGTGCGCAACTGGCTCAGGAGCTGGAGTCCGCTAGGTTGCACGGTGAGACTGAGCAACTGCGCAGCGCGTTACTGGCCTCGGTGTCCCACGATTTACGCACGCCGCTGACCGCCATGCGCGGCAGCATCGACAGCCTGCTGGCGCTCGGTGAGGCGATACCGCTGGAGGATCGTCGCGAATTGCTGGAGGGCACCCGCGATGAGGCCGAGCGTCTCGATCGGTATATCCAGAACTTGCTGGACATGACGCGTCTCGGCCATGGCGCGTTGAAACTGGCGCGGGATTGGGTGTCGCCGGGCGATATCGTCGGCAGTGCGATTGGACGTCTGCGTGCGGTGCTGGCGCCGTTGCAAGTGAGTACCGATGTGCCGCCTGAGTTGCCTTTGTTGTATGTGCATGCCGCGTTGATCGAGCAAGCACTGGTCAATGTGCTGGAAAACGCCGCGCGCTTTTCGCCGCCGCAAGGCCGATTGCAATTGAGCGCCAGCGTTTCAGAGGGTCAGCTGTTTTTCGCGGTGGCCGATGAGGGGCCGGGCATTCCCGAAGACGAGCGGGCAAAAATTTTCGATATGTTCTACACCGCCGCACGGGGTGACCGAGGTGGGCAGGGCACGGGCCTGGGCCTGGCGATCTGCCAGGGCATGGTCGGTGCCCACGGTGGGCACATCAGCGTGGCCGACGGTATTGAAGGTCGAGGCACCTGTATCTCCTTGTTCCTGCCCTTGCCGACACAGCCTGGCCTGGAGCGCGAGGCATGAGCTACCCTGTTTTCTTCACGGATTTTGATTGGACACCATGAGCCAGACCTCGACGATTTTGGTCATTGATGACGAACCGCAGATCCGCAAATTCCTGCGCATCAGCCTGGCTTCCCAGGGCTATAAAGTGATCGAGGCCGGCACCGGCAACGAAGGCCTGGCCCAGGCGGCGCTGAGCAAGCCGGACCTGCTGGTGCTCGATCTTGGCCTGCCGGACATGGACGGCCAGCAGGTGCTGCGTGAGTTTCGTGAGTGGTCGACAGTGCCGGTGCTGGTGTTGTCGGTGCGGGCCAGCGAGGTGCAGAAAGTTGAAGCCCTTGATGGGGGGGCCAATGACTATGTGACCAAACCCTTCGGCATCCAGGAGTTTCTCGCCAGGGTTCGCGCGTTGTTGCGTCAGGCGCCGGCGGGCGAAGCCCAGGAAGCCGCACTGCGTTTTGGCCCCTTGACGGTGGACCTGGCCTATCGCCGGGTGTTGCTGGATGGTGCTGAAGTGGCGCTGACGCGCAAGGAATACGCGGTGCTGGCGCAATTGGCACGGCATCCGGGGCGGGTGATTACCCAGCAGCAATTGCTCAAGGACATCTGGGGGCCCACCCATACCCAGGACAGCCATTACCTGCGTATTGTGGTGGGGCATCTGCGACAGAAGTTGGCGGATGATCCGACCCAGCCACGGTTTATCGTGACCGAGGCGGGGGTGGGGTATCGGTTGTTGAGTGCTTAGAGTGTAGGCGTCTGGTCGGGCCTCTTCGCGGGCTTGCTCGCGAAAGGGCCATCAGCAGCGCTCTAGGATTCAGCTCTGCTCACTTTCATATCGATCCAACGTATCACTGGCGATTTCCCGCCCAAGCGCGATCAACTCCGGCGCCTTGTAGAACTCGAAAAACCGGCACACCCGCTTCGGTACGTTGATCAGCACATCGGGTGGGTAGCCGGCAATCTTGTACTGCGCCAGCGATGTCTGCATCACCTCGAAGCTCTGGTTGATCAGGTCCAACAGCGACGCCGGGCCGACGTTATCGATGATGAATGAGCCGGTCGCGGACTTCGGTGCGCCGGGCTTTTCCGGCGCAGCGGCGGGT
This window harbors:
- the kdpB gene encoding potassium-transporting ATPase subunit KdpB translates to MNMPAKNAAPAKIQEPAKTAISALWRPALVQAFVKLDPRQLQRSPVMLVVELTAILTTVLCFVPDTAVPTYVAVQIAVWLWFTVLFANFAEALAEGRGKARADSLKAGSEGLSARRKEADGSFKVVPATSLRKGDVVRVAAGEMIPGDGEVIEGIAAVNEAAITGESAPVIRESGGDRSAVTGNTRLVSDWLLIRITTNPGESTLDRMIALVEGAKRQKTPNEVALDILLIGLTLIFLLVVVTLQPFAHFASGSLPLVFLVALLVTLIPTTIGGLLSAIGIAGMDRLVRLNVIAKSGRAVEAAGDVHVLLLDKTGTITFGNRRCAAVVAAPGVSGKEVAEGALFASLADDTAEGKSIVEYLRALHPQAEPTADELTAVPFSAETRLSGVDYQGRVFRKGAVDSLLAFIGQQRRDLQPALSREIDKIAQSGGTPLLVCADGKLLGAIHLKDVVKPGIRERFAELRKLGIRTVMVTGDNPLTAAAIAAEAGVDDVLAEATPEKKLARIRHEQNDGRLVAMCGDGANDAPALAQADVGMAMNDGTQAAREAANMVDLDSDPTKLLDVVQIGKELLVTRGALTTFSIANDVAKYFAILPALFASIYPQLGVLNVMHLQSPQSAILSAIVFNALIIVVLIPLALRGVRVQAASAAALLRRNLLIYGLGGILVPFVGIKAIDMLLTALHLV
- a CDS encoding sensor histidine kinase, with protein sequence MSDSGRADALLADLPRDGRGRLKVFLGAAPGVGKTYAMLQAAHTQLRQGVRLIAGVVETHGRAETEALLSGLPQQPLLRSEYRGVMLEEMDLDGLLVAKPKLVLVDELAHSNAPGSRHEKRWQDIQELLAAGINVFTTVNVQHLESLNDQVRGITGVQVRETLPDWVLQEADELLLIDLPSRELLERLRDGKVYVPEQARAAIDAFFTQTNLMALRELAMQTAAAHVDDDLAQGYRQLGQAAPAVRGRLLVGVDGDAQAERLVRHASRVAQRRHLPWSLVHIDNGGARDEQSRLRLQNAQQLAERLGGEVVLLRAGEVAKTLIQHAAERRASLLLVGQSRMRWRRRLFGGGLAARLLRNARGLEINVLDSDDIPVPSRLPDVRGLVWFDYALAVVATVVAAAVAWAVSSVLPLPNISLVFLAAVLLVAVRSSLGPSLVCAALSFMTYDFLFIPPNFSFAIQREEDVLTLLFFLLMAALTGNLAARQRRQLQALRDTQEETSELLDLSRKLTAATDRQAVVSAAAHHLEGWSDLDLCLVNRDGQGGWAIETGGPLNLTEAERAAADWAWQHDQPAGMGTGTLPFGRWWWWPLSGEEGPLGLLGVSPKPGLELSGQRRRLLTALSQPLAQALARAQLAQELESARLHGETEQLRSALLASVSHDLRTPLTAMRGSIDSLLALGEAIPLEDRRELLEGTRDEAERLDRYIQNLLDMTRLGHGALKLARDWVSPGDIVGSAIGRLRAVLAPLQVSTDVPPELPLLYVHAALIEQALVNVLENAARFSPPQGRLQLSASVSEGQLFFAVADEGPGIPEDERAKIFDMFYTAARGDRGGQGTGLGLAICQGMVGAHGGHISVADGIEGRGTCISLFLPLPTQPGLEREA
- the kdpC gene encoding potassium-transporting ATPase subunit KdpC, coding for MSNMIRPALSLLVLMTLITGVAYPLVVTGVAQVAFPDQANGSLVRDDSGKVRGSSLIAQDFTGDSWFHPRPSAGAFATVSSSASNLGPSNPALAARIFDDANKQLVPGQGPVPLASLTTSGSGLDPHLPPQAIAYQLARVAAARNVPVSTLQRLLDEHIESPLVGPPVVNVLALNMALEKL
- a CDS encoding response regulator is translated as MSQTSTILVIDDEPQIRKFLRISLASQGYKVIEAGTGNEGLAQAALSKPDLLVLDLGLPDMDGQQVLREFREWSTVPVLVLSVRASEVQKVEALDGGANDYVTKPFGIQEFLARVRALLRQAPAGEAQEAALRFGPLTVDLAYRRVLLDGAEVALTRKEYAVLAQLARHPGRVITQQQLLKDIWGPTHTQDSHYLRIVVGHLRQKLADDPTQPRFIVTEAGVGYRLLSA